The Sphingopyxis fribergensis genome contains a region encoding:
- a CDS encoding response regulator transcription factor — protein MTTTADYEPPLVLIVDDDKEVRTAIGELMLSVGIAASCYGSTHELLESPLIERAGCLVLEVRMPGSSGLDLQHHLTKAGITKPRS, from the coding sequence ATGACCACGACCGCCGATTATGAACCGCCGCTTGTCCTGATCGTCGATGACGACAAGGAGGTTCGCACGGCGATTGGCGAACTGATGCTGTCGGTGGGGATCGCGGCGAGTTGCTATGGCTCCACGCACGAACTGCTTGAATCGCCGTTGATCGAGCGGGCGGGCTGTCTCGTCCTCGAAGTGCGAATGCCGGGATCGAGCGGTCTCGACCTTCAGCATCATCTGACAAAGGCGGGAATCACGAAACCGAGATCATAG
- a CDS encoding ferritin-like domain-containing protein — translation MGGKTAVSREKILHALYEAAELEQNLMCTYLYAAFSLRDGEGEGLSASEAEAVAHWRSAILDVAIDEMSHLVAVWNITSALGAAPRFGRANFPLDPGYLPAGITVKLAPFGEAVIQHFVFLERPETSDEPDGEGFAIANPSSRTPVAPRLTPAAYDYATIGAFYQTIEADLRALVEAIGEEAVFCGDPALQLSQAEVTLAGARPVTNLESALAALCEIVVEGEGAPSHNDNSHFQRFVGVRTEMREFAAANPAFAPAHPAAVNPVLRKPPRPEGRVWLEDADAVATVDLANAIYALALRLLAGGYAIPRPNPDKALYIGSAIGLMHALTAVAERAARLPAGPSNPGCNAGISFTALREAASLPAGASARHVYLERMEELRAVAEAMDPADPRCARAARILQKQAARLRDAPIGEMSAAFAADKAPPLPAPAAPPTTLVEGIDRAEGKDIAVMFDGKRCIHARFCVTQDPATFLANVDGPWIIPDATEIEYLCGTIRQCPSGALTYERRDGHAEPVPPVNLITLRENGPYAVRADLALDGEKAGFRATLCRCGASKNKPFCDKSHKYIGFETTGEPESRKRPPLAVRDGLLAIEPELDGPLQVRGNLEILSGTGRTVATVETARLCRCGASKTKPFCDESHRKIGFRSA, via the coding sequence ATGGGTGGCAAAACCGCCGTAAGCCGCGAGAAAATCCTGCACGCGCTGTATGAAGCCGCGGAACTCGAACAAAATCTGATGTGCACCTATCTCTACGCTGCCTTCAGTCTGAGGGATGGCGAGGGCGAGGGGCTTTCGGCGTCGGAGGCCGAAGCTGTCGCACACTGGCGCAGCGCGATCCTCGACGTCGCGATCGACGAGATGAGCCACCTTGTCGCGGTGTGGAACATTACGTCGGCGCTCGGCGCCGCCCCGCGCTTTGGCCGCGCCAACTTCCCGCTCGACCCCGGCTATCTGCCGGCGGGCATCACAGTGAAGCTCGCGCCGTTCGGCGAAGCGGTGATCCAGCATTTCGTCTTTCTCGAACGCCCCGAAACCTCGGACGAACCCGATGGCGAGGGTTTCGCTATCGCCAATCCGTCGAGCCGTACGCCGGTTGCGCCGCGGCTGACCCCCGCCGCCTATGATTATGCGACCATCGGCGCCTTCTACCAGACGATTGAGGCCGATCTACGCGCGCTCGTCGAAGCGATCGGCGAAGAGGCGGTTTTCTGCGGCGACCCCGCGCTGCAGCTTTCGCAGGCAGAAGTGACGCTGGCCGGCGCGCGGCCGGTTACGAACCTCGAAAGCGCGCTCGCCGCGCTGTGTGAAATCGTCGTCGAGGGGGAAGGTGCCCCGTCGCACAACGACAATTCGCATTTCCAGCGCTTCGTGGGCGTGCGGACCGAAATGCGCGAGTTTGCCGCGGCGAACCCGGCCTTTGCCCCCGCGCATCCGGCCGCGGTCAACCCGGTGCTGCGCAAGCCGCCGCGGCCCGAAGGGCGCGTCTGGCTCGAGGATGCCGACGCGGTTGCGACCGTCGACCTCGCGAACGCGATCTACGCGCTCGCGCTGCGCTTGCTCGCGGGCGGTTATGCGATACCCCGCCCGAACCCCGACAAGGCGCTTTATATAGGCTCGGCCATCGGGTTGATGCACGCGCTGACCGCGGTGGCCGAGCGCGCGGCGCGCCTTCCCGCCGGGCCGTCGAACCCGGGATGCAACGCCGGCATATCCTTCACTGCGCTGCGCGAGGCGGCGTCGCTGCCGGCGGGCGCGAGCGCCCGGCATGTCTATCTGGAACGCATGGAGGAACTCCGCGCGGTCGCCGAAGCGATGGACCCGGCCGATCCCCGCTGCGCCCGCGCGGCGCGCATCTTGCAGAAGCAGGCCGCGAGGCTGCGCGATGCACCTATCGGCGAGATGAGTGCCGCATTCGCTGCCGACAAAGCGCCGCCGCTCCCGGCACCCGCTGCCCCGCCCACAACGCTGGTCGAGGGGATCGACCGCGCCGAGGGCAAGGACATCGCGGTGATGTTCGACGGCAAACGCTGCATCCACGCGCGCTTCTGTGTGACGCAGGACCCAGCAACCTTCCTTGCCAATGTCGATGGTCCGTGGATCATCCCTGACGCGACCGAGATCGAATATCTTTGCGGCACCATCCGCCAATGCCCGTCGGGCGCGCTGACCTATGAACGTCGCGACGGCCACGCTGAACCGGTGCCCCCGGTCAATCTCATCACGCTGCGCGAAAACGGCCCCTATGCGGTGCGCGCCGATCTCGCGCTCGACGGCGAGAAAGCCGGCTTTCGCGCGACGCTCTGCCGCTGCGGTGCGTCGAAGAACAAGCCCTTCTGCGACAAGTCGCACAAATATATCGGCTTTGAGACGACGGGAGAGCCGGAGAGCCGGAAGAGGCCGCCGCTCGCGGTGCGCGACGGTCTGCTCGCCATTGAACCCGAACTCGACGGACCGCTGCAGGTGCGCGGCAATCTCGAAATCCTCAGCGGAACGGGCCGCACCGTCGCCACCGTCGAAACCGCGCGCTTGTGCCGCTGCGGCGCGTCGAAAACCAAACCCTTTTGCGATGAGAGCCACCGCAAGATCGGTTTTCGTAGCGCATGA
- a CDS encoding alpha/beta fold hydrolase translates to MYRSIRSAALAALLFSGTVTAHAEDDTAKPTVVLVHGAFADSSGWNDVIARLEKDGYPVIAAANPLRSVAGDAESVASVVRSISGRVVLVGHSYGGVVITEAAKGNANVKALVYVAAFLPDTGESALALSAKFPGSTLGDALAPVGLPGGGTDLYIQPAKFHAQFAADVPAAKSTLMAATQRPVTQGALTDASQAATWKSLPSYVIYGAEDRNIPAATMKFMADRAHARKTVAVAHGSHALMVSHPVEVAELIESAASDR, encoded by the coding sequence ATGTATCGCTCCATTCGTTCGGCGGCGCTCGCCGCACTCCTCTTCTCGGGCACCGTCACCGCACATGCCGAGGACGACACCGCCAAGCCGACCGTCGTTCTCGTCCACGGCGCCTTCGCCGATTCCTCGGGCTGGAACGACGTGATCGCCCGCCTCGAAAAGGACGGCTATCCGGTGATCGCGGCGGCCAACCCGCTGCGCAGCGTTGCGGGCGACGCCGAAAGCGTCGCGTCGGTCGTCCGCTCGATTTCGGGCCGCGTCGTCCTCGTCGGCCACAGCTATGGCGGCGTGGTCATCACCGAAGCGGCAAAGGGCAACGCCAATGTGAAGGCGCTCGTCTATGTCGCCGCTTTCCTGCCGGACACGGGGGAATCGGCGCTCGCGCTGTCGGCGAAATTCCCGGGCAGCACGCTCGGCGACGCGCTCGCGCCGGTCGGCCTGCCGGGCGGCGGGACGGATCTCTATATACAGCCCGCCAAATTCCACGCGCAGTTCGCCGCCGATGTGCCCGCGGCAAAATCGACGCTGATGGCCGCGACGCAGCGCCCCGTAACGCAGGGCGCGCTGACCGATGCGTCGCAGGCCGCAACGTGGAAGAGCCTGCCGAGCTACGTCATCTATGGCGCCGAGGATCGCAATATCCCCGCCGCAACGATGAAGTTCATGGCCGACCGCGCGCACGCCCGCAAAACCGTTGCGGTCGCGCACGGCTCGCACGCGCTGATGGTCTCGCATCCGGTCGAGGTCGCCGAACTGATCGAGAGTGCCGCTTCGGACCGCTAG
- a CDS encoding PAS domain-containing sensor histidine kinase has translation MIIFDTEGAVHYWNPASEALYGWPALTMIGRGIGHLSTRSENEREHWRMLLQEGTWQGVVSRRTPSGIHIAVDIRQYVRFAQDGTPRDVIEYGRQSLSDGAVPGADWHIPDRLMAASWEIDVSASDALIATIARLRDEAAAEAQLNARYKDLVKAARIVNVNERTMRLVGGNRGRDLMIGQPVSGFWPLESRATLGELIVDAMTGKTEDATYRRQMPSDGILRDPLVTVWRAETHGRIYAAVNGTVDDDRSYVYLRASEARYRKLVHHMPIALWQVDASHMGRIYNDIRASGVTDFGAYLDEHPDLVELAATTVQITDVNRAAVQLLGGASALDLMRPVGYLFTVNRRSLHNVMIGRFNGQANYEEITKVETLDGRVLDVRMSVTYPKVLAELDVTIFSFEDVTERMSMEAEIRQLQADFTHAARISTLGELTTSIAHEINQPLAAIVTNAETSLRWLSRDDPNVEKVKALTARIAASGRRASDIVQHIRGMASKRQPERVATDLNEIVQESLIFIRHEIESQSIGIRTNLARGLPSTMADRIQLQQVVVNLLINSVQAVEAHSAGKREICIDTHRTENGALAFTLRDTGPGIPPDDIDRIFEGFFTTKEAGMGIGLAICQSIIAEHGGSISASNHPGGGAQFRFVIPVEAPDGSA, from the coding sequence GTGATTATATTCGATACCGAAGGTGCGGTCCATTACTGGAATCCCGCGTCGGAAGCGCTGTATGGCTGGCCCGCGCTGACCATGATCGGTCGCGGCATCGGCCATTTGTCGACGCGTAGCGAAAACGAACGCGAGCATTGGCGCATGCTGCTTCAGGAGGGGACATGGCAAGGCGTGGTCAGTCGGCGCACGCCGTCGGGCATCCATATCGCGGTGGATATCCGCCAATATGTTCGCTTCGCGCAGGACGGGACGCCGCGCGACGTCATCGAATATGGCCGCCAGTCGCTCAGCGACGGCGCCGTACCCGGCGCAGACTGGCATATTCCCGACCGTCTGATGGCCGCCAGCTGGGAAATCGACGTCTCGGCTTCCGACGCACTCATCGCCACGATCGCCCGGTTGCGCGATGAGGCCGCCGCCGAGGCGCAACTGAACGCTCGCTATAAGGATCTGGTGAAGGCGGCACGCATCGTCAACGTCAACGAACGGACGATGCGCCTGGTTGGCGGCAACCGCGGACGCGATCTGATGATCGGTCAACCGGTCTCCGGTTTCTGGCCGCTAGAAAGCCGGGCGACGCTGGGTGAACTGATTGTCGATGCGATGACGGGCAAAACCGAGGATGCGACTTATCGGCGGCAAATGCCGTCGGACGGCATCCTGCGCGATCCGCTGGTGACGGTGTGGCGGGCCGAAACGCACGGCCGGATCTATGCTGCGGTTAACGGAACGGTCGATGACGACCGCTCCTATGTGTATCTGCGTGCCAGCGAGGCGCGATATCGCAAGCTCGTCCACCATATGCCGATCGCTCTGTGGCAGGTGGATGCCAGCCATATGGGGCGCATCTACAACGATATCCGCGCGTCGGGCGTCACCGATTTCGGCGCGTATCTCGACGAGCATCCCGACCTTGTCGAACTTGCCGCGACGACGGTGCAGATTACCGACGTCAATCGTGCCGCAGTGCAATTGCTCGGCGGCGCCAGCGCGCTCGATCTGATGCGGCCTGTCGGATATCTGTTTACGGTCAATCGCCGCTCGCTCCACAACGTCATGATCGGTCGTTTCAACGGTCAGGCAAACTATGAAGAGATCACCAAGGTCGAAACCTTGGATGGCCGTGTGCTCGACGTCCGAATGTCAGTGACCTACCCCAAGGTGCTCGCCGAACTCGATGTCACGATCTTCAGTTTCGAGGATGTGACTGAGAGAATGAGCATGGAGGCCGAGATTCGACAGCTCCAGGCCGATTTCACCCATGCCGCGCGCATATCGACGCTGGGCGAACTCACCACCTCGATCGCGCATGAGATCAACCAGCCGCTCGCCGCGATCGTGACCAATGCCGAAACGAGCCTGCGCTGGCTGTCGCGCGACGATCCCAATGTCGAAAAGGTCAAGGCGCTGACTGCGCGCATCGCGGCAAGCGGGCGGCGCGCCAGCGACATCGTCCAGCATATCCGCGGCATGGCGTCCAAGCGTCAACCCGAACGCGTCGCGACCGACCTTAACGAAATCGTCCAGGAATCGCTGATCTTCATACGCCACGAGATCGAATCGCAGTCGATCGGCATCCGCACCAACCTCGCGCGCGGCCTTCCCAGCACGATGGCCGACCGCATCCAGTTGCAGCAAGTGGTCGTGAACCTGCTCATCAACAGTGTTCAGGCGGTCGAGGCGCACAGCGCGGGGAAACGCGAGATCTGCATCGACACGCACCGGACGGAAAACGGCGCGCTCGCCTTCACTCTTCGCGACACCGGGCCGGGGATTCCGCCGGACGATATCGACCGTATTTTCGAAGGCTTTTTCACGACGAAGGAGGCCGGCATGGGGATCGGTCTCGCGATCTGTCAGTCGATCATCGCCGAGCATGGCGGATCGATCTCCGCATCGAACCATCCCGGCGGCGGCGCACAATTCCGGTTCGTCATACCTGTCGAAGCCCCTGACGGATCGGCCTAG
- a CDS encoding DUF421 domain-containing protein, which translates to MDIVLRATVMFFILFLLIRLLGKRELGQMTPFEFVVLVVLGDLIQQGVTHNDFSLTGATLAICTFAFWALVLSWTAYLYPRAKDLLEGTPRVIVRDGEIVTENLRRDRLTRDEILSEMRLAGIGRMSEVAWAILEPQGKMSFIKKDDQASPQQDQDGPAG; encoded by the coding sequence ATGGATATCGTCCTCCGCGCCACGGTGATGTTCTTCATCCTGTTCCTGCTGATCCGGCTGCTCGGCAAGCGCGAACTCGGCCAGATGACGCCGTTCGAATTCGTCGTGCTCGTCGTGCTCGGCGACCTGATCCAGCAGGGCGTGACCCACAACGACTTCAGCCTGACCGGCGCGACGCTCGCGATCTGCACCTTCGCCTTCTGGGCACTGGTGCTCAGCTGGACCGCCTATCTGTATCCGCGCGCCAAGGATTTGCTCGAAGGCACCCCGCGCGTGATCGTACGCGACGGCGAAATCGTGACCGAAAATCTGCGCCGCGACCGGCTGACGCGCGACGAGATTCTCTCCGAAATGCGCCTCGCCGGGATCGGCCGAATGTCCGAAGTCGCTTGGGCGATCCTCGAGCCGCAGGGCAAGATGAGCTTCATCAAGAAGGACGATCAAGCCTCGCCGCAGCAGGACCAGGACGGTCCCGCCGGCTAA
- a CDS encoding response regulator transcription factor — protein MDDDEAIREALCDLMMVTGLGCSTFDSAPAFLNDPGPNDFDCLITDVRMPGMSGIDLLERMRTGGSDMPVIMLTSVLDSNTRARALELGAQAWLTKPVADDALLDQLKTAIGAEDWPDEPGR, from the coding sequence GTGGACGATGATGAAGCCATACGTGAGGCATTGTGCGATCTGATGATGGTCACGGGACTTGGCTGCAGCACCTTCGATAGCGCCCCGGCGTTCCTGAATGACCCCGGGCCGAATGATTTCGATTGCCTGATTACCGACGTGCGAATGCCCGGGATGAGCGGGATCGACCTGCTCGAACGGATGCGGACGGGGGGATCGGATATGCCCGTCATCATGCTGACCTCGGTTCTCGATTCCAATACCCGCGCCAGAGCCCTCGAGCTTGGTGCGCAAGCCTGGCTGACCAAGCCGGTCGCCGACGATGCCCTTCTCGATCAGCTGAAAACGGCGATCGGAGCCGAGGACTGGCCCGACGAGCCGGGACGGTGA
- the pdxR gene encoding MocR-like pyridoxine biosynthesis transcription factor PdxR: MTAPWPPGLVPFQIDRSHTTPITAQITATLRAAIIEGRLRPGTRLPSWLDMASQLGVARGTVKAAYEALADELLVFSAGAAGTRVAERAAPKPVEAKQIDIPRPLQGLERGFSLRPLPFQMGVPAQDAFPAKLWARLRTRAVRANAMAPVGPPDPRGEPELRAQIAAQLAITRGICCHPDQIILTSGYKNGLCLALMALGVQGRTAWVEDPCYPVARMGLKIAGLKPIPIPVDAKGLRVDMGVRAAPDAALAIVTPGQQAPTGVTLSSERRAALLAWAEREDAWIIEDDYLSELQLGGRAAPAMAASDPAGRVIHIGTFGKTISPSLGLGFVVAPLALAARFGEVAGYLNPAPNVTTQLALTDFLADGHFLRHLRHMKGLYRERRDALHARLDPGIVVDAFAGLSLVVHLPRGYDDVALAKRAPEYGIAPCPLSVWYANPAEAQPGLVLCVTNLRAQTLDKACDTLATLIDEGAAVPVAAQAA, encoded by the coding sequence ATGACTGCACCATGGCCCCCGGGGCTGGTCCCTTTCCAGATCGACCGCTCGCACACGACACCGATTACCGCTCAGATTACCGCGACATTGCGCGCAGCGATCATCGAAGGGCGGCTTCGGCCCGGGACACGGCTGCCTTCGTGGCTCGATATGGCGTCGCAGCTCGGCGTTGCGCGCGGAACGGTGAAAGCCGCCTATGAAGCGCTGGCCGACGAGTTGCTCGTCTTTTCGGCGGGCGCTGCGGGCACGCGCGTCGCCGAAAGAGCCGCGCCCAAGCCGGTCGAGGCGAAACAGATCGACATTCCGCGGCCGTTGCAGGGCCTCGAACGCGGCTTTTCGCTTCGCCCACTGCCATTCCAGATGGGCGTGCCGGCGCAGGATGCATTCCCGGCGAAATTATGGGCACGCCTGCGTACCCGCGCGGTCCGCGCCAATGCCATGGCGCCGGTCGGGCCGCCCGATCCGCGCGGCGAACCCGAACTGCGCGCGCAGATCGCGGCGCAGCTCGCGATCACGCGCGGCATCTGCTGCCACCCTGACCAGATCATCCTGACCTCGGGTTACAAGAACGGGCTCTGCCTGGCCCTGATGGCGCTCGGCGTGCAAGGGCGCACGGCCTGGGTCGAGGACCCATGCTATCCCGTCGCCCGCATGGGGCTGAAAATCGCCGGACTGAAGCCCATCCCGATCCCCGTCGATGCCAAGGGCCTGCGCGTCGATATGGGGGTGCGCGCCGCGCCCGATGCCGCACTGGCGATCGTCACGCCGGGCCAGCAAGCGCCGACCGGCGTCACGCTGTCGTCCGAACGCCGCGCCGCGCTGCTCGCCTGGGCGGAGCGCGAAGACGCGTGGATCATCGAGGATGATTATCTGAGCGAACTCCAGCTTGGCGGCCGCGCCGCGCCGGCGATGGCTGCCTCCGATCCGGCGGGCCGCGTGATCCATATCGGCACCTTTGGCAAGACGATCAGCCCCTCGCTGGGGCTCGGCTTCGTCGTCGCGCCGCTCGCGCTCGCCGCGCGGTTCGGCGAGGTCGCGGGCTACCTCAACCCCGCACCCAATGTAACGACCCAGCTCGCGCTCACCGACTTCCTCGCCGATGGGCACTTCCTGCGTCATCTGCGCCATATGAAGGGTCTGTATCGCGAACGACGCGACGCGCTGCATGCGCGGCTCGATCCGGGCATCGTCGTCGACGCCTTTGCGGGCCTTTCCCTCGTCGTGCATCTGCCGCGCGGCTATGACGATGTCGCACTGGCAAAACGCGCACCCGAATATGGTATCGCGCCCTGCCCGCTGTCGGTCTGGTACGCCAATCCGGCCGAGGCGCAGCCGGGACTGGTGCTTTGCGTCACCAACCTGCGCGCGCAGACACTCGACAAGGCGTGCGACACGCTCGCGACGCTGATCGACGAGGGCGCAGCGGTGCCGGTTGCGGCGCAGGCGGCGTGA